The Culicoidibacter larvae genome includes a window with the following:
- a CDS encoding YaaA family protein, giving the protein MQILLSPAKTQRQLVSPLAMTTAVYERDAEMLARKLKKYNHADLQEFFNISEKQAAEVHGMFANFKQGTPTPAFTTYSGAVFKSMKQEEFTEADWQYVAEHCAIFSAMYGLLRATDGVKPYRLDMKASPLEDKSLYRFWERKVNKLLDDDVIINVASNEFAKLIQRPHISIDFQEQRAGQFKRIATYAKMARGQFVAQMVKAKVKDVETIKSLRFDGYVFNPKHSTADVFTFTR; this is encoded by the coding sequence ATGCAGATTTTATTATCACCGGCAAAGACGCAGCGACAATTGGTATCGCCGTTAGCAATGACGACTGCAGTTTATGAGCGTGATGCGGAGATGCTGGCAAGAAAGTTGAAGAAATATAATCATGCAGACTTGCAGGAGTTTTTTAATATTTCTGAGAAACAAGCAGCAGAGGTGCATGGGATGTTTGCCAATTTTAAGCAAGGGACACCGACGCCAGCATTTACGACGTATAGCGGGGCGGTGTTTAAGTCGATGAAGCAGGAGGAGTTTACTGAAGCAGATTGGCAGTATGTAGCTGAGCATTGCGCTATTTTTTCTGCTATGTATGGGTTGTTGCGGGCAACTGACGGGGTGAAACCGTATCGGTTGGATATGAAGGCGAGTCCGCTGGAAGATAAAAGTTTGTACCGCTTTTGGGAGCGTAAGGTCAATAAATTACTTGATGATGATGTTATTATAAATGTAGCGAGTAATGAGTTTGCCAAGTTAATTCAACGACCACATATTTCAATTGATTTTCAGGAGCAACGCGCGGGTCAGTTCAAGCGAATTGCTACTTATGCGAAGATGGCGCGGGGGCAGTTTGTCGCGCAAATGGTGAAAGCTAAGGTTAAGGATGTTGAAACCATTAAATCCTTGCGATTTGATGGTTACGTATTTAATCCCAAACATTCAACGGCAGATGTATTTACGTTTACAAGATAA